A genomic region of Paroedura picta isolate Pp20150507F chromosome 4, Ppicta_v3.0, whole genome shotgun sequence contains the following coding sequences:
- the DPH5 gene encoding diphthine methyl ester synthase, with the protein MLYLIGLGLGDAKDITVKGLEVVQQCNRVYLEAYTSILTVGKEALEEFYGKELILADREMVEQNADLVLKDAHQCDVAFLVVGDPFGATTHSDLVLRAVKLGIPYRVIHNASILNAVGCCGLQLYSFGETVSIVFWTDTWKPESFFDKITKNKKNGMHTLCLLDIKVKDQSLENLMRGKKIYEPPRYMRVKEAAEQLLAIVQNRRQEGEEPEVTEDTICVGLARVGGVDQKIASGTLQEMTTLELGGPLHSMIITGILHPLEIEMLKLFAVNKVIFEN; encoded by the exons ATGCTTTACTTGATTGGACTTGGACTTGGAGATGCCAAAGATATAACAGTGAAAGGCCTGGAGGTTGTGCAACAGTGTAACCGAGTGTACCTGGAGGCCTACACTTCGATTCTCACCGTTGGAAAGGAAGCACTG GAGGAATTTTATGGCAAAGAACTAATTCTTGCTGACAGAGAAATGGTGGAACAGAATGCAGATTTAGTCTTGAAGGATGCCCATCAATGTGACGTGGCTTTTCTTGTAGTTGGAGATCCTTTTGg GGCTACTACGCACAGCGACCTCGTTCTCCGAGCAGTGAAGCTGGGGATTCCCTACCGAGTTATACACAATGCTTCTATACTCAATGCTGTCGGCTGCTGCGGGTTACAG CTTTACAGTTTTGGAGAAACAGTTTCTATCGTTTTCTGGACAGATACCTGGAAACCTGAGAGTTTTTTTGATAAAATCACCAAAAATAAGAAGAACGGGATGCACACTCTCTGCTTGCTTG ACATTAAAGTAAAGGATCAGTCTTTGGAGAATCTCATGAG GGGGAAGAAAATCTATGAACCGCCACGGTACATGAGAGTGAAAGAAGCAGCTGAACAGCTTCTTGCCATTGTTCAGAACAGAAGGCAAGAAGGGGAAGAACCAG AAGTTACAGAAGATACCATATGTGTTGGCTTAGCAAGAGTGGGTGGGGTAGATCAAAAGATTGCTTCAGGCACGCTACAGGAAATGACCACATTAGAACTTGGAGGTCCTCTACACTCTATGATCATAACCGGCATTCTACATCCACTGGAAATAGAGATGCTTAAACTCTTTGCTGTAAATAAAGTCATATTTGAAAactga